Proteins from a single region of Haloplanus sp. GDY1:
- a CDS encoding tripartite tricarboxylate transporter permease, producing the protein MVINELFAGFGNIFTPLNLLIFAGALVLGMLSGAIPGMNGTMTVVLLIPLTYVMDATTGIMMLAVIYAGAVYAGSISAILFRVPGAPEAIMTTLDGYPMNQKGKLREAISTAVFCSAFGGIVGTVFLILFSPMLSEWAYRISSAEFFAVILLGLALVTTIGSGNVTKASMMMAGGLFIGVIGLDPMTARPRFTFGSQTLMSGINFIPVILGVFALSEVLKQLRQEGQMIGGDGGGEIDMENASSGGIFPPVDYIKRFSRILGLNSVLGTFIGVLPGAGATTGALFGYTFGQRIVPEKIRKQFGTGVPEGVAAPETANNAACSGAFVPLLTLGIPGSATTAVILAAFILHGIRPGPGMIQAQGELVYTIFAALLLANVGILLANKLIVRSFVKIRHIPEPLLLSLIVMFSAIGAYATRNIVFDLWVMLVSGVLGYYLEQYNYPIAPLIIGLVLGPLAEPSLRRALIKSQGDFAVFLTRPISAVLVVLSVLAFFIPLLQDTGAGQRIVDKLFGVEEANS; encoded by the coding sequence ATGGTAATCAACGAACTGTTCGCCGGATTCGGCAACATCTTCACGCCGCTGAATCTGCTCATATTCGCCGGCGCGCTGGTGCTGGGGATGCTCAGCGGAGCGATTCCGGGCATGAACGGGACGATGACGGTCGTCCTCCTGATCCCGCTGACGTACGTCATGGACGCGACCACGGGCATCATGATGCTCGCGGTCATCTACGCCGGCGCGGTCTACGCGGGGTCCATCAGCGCGATCCTCTTTCGCGTCCCGGGTGCGCCCGAGGCGATCATGACGACGCTCGACGGGTACCCGATGAACCAGAAGGGAAAGCTCCGGGAGGCGATCAGCACCGCGGTGTTCTGCTCCGCGTTCGGCGGGATCGTCGGGACGGTGTTCCTGATCCTCTTCTCGCCGATGCTCTCGGAGTGGGCCTACCGAATCTCCAGCGCGGAATTCTTCGCCGTCATCCTCCTCGGATTGGCGTTGGTCACGACCATCGGCTCCGGTAACGTCACCAAGGCGTCGATGATGATGGCCGGTGGCCTGTTCATCGGCGTGATCGGGCTCGATCCGATGACGGCCCGTCCGCGGTTCACCTTCGGGAGCCAGACGCTCATGAGCGGGATCAACTTCATCCCGGTCATCCTCGGCGTGTTCGCCCTCTCCGAGGTCCTCAAACAGCTCCGTCAGGAGGGACAGATGATCGGCGGCGACGGGGGTGGAGAGATAGACATGGAGAACGCCAGTTCCGGCGGCATCTTCCCGCCCGTCGACTACATCAAGCGGTTCTCTCGGATTCTGGGGCTCAACTCCGTGCTCGGGACGTTCATCGGCGTGCTGCCGGGCGCGGGCGCGACCACCGGGGCGCTCTTCGGATACACGTTCGGCCAGCGCATCGTCCCGGAGAAGATACGGAAGCAGTTCGGAACGGGTGTTCCGGAGGGTGTCGCCGCCCCGGAGACGGCGAACAACGCCGCGTGCAGCGGTGCGTTCGTTCCCCTCCTGACGCTCGGCATCCCCGGGAGCGCGACGACGGCCGTCATCCTCGCTGCGTTCATCCTCCACGGGATCCGTCCCGGACCGGGGATGATCCAGGCGCAGGGCGAACTGGTCTACACGATCTTCGCCGCCCTCCTCCTCGCGAACGTCGGCATCCTCCTCGCGAACAAGCTGATCGTCCGCTCGTTCGTCAAGATTCGACACATCCCCGAACCGCTCCTCCTCTCTCTCATCGTGATGTTCTCGGCCATCGGAGCGTACGCGACGCGAAACATCGTCTTCGACCTGTGGGTGATGCTCGTGTCGGGGGTACTCGGCTACTACCTCGAACAGTACAACTACCCCATCGCGCCGCTCATCATCGGCCTCGTCCTGGGCCCGCTGGCCGAGCCGTCGCTGCGGCGGGCACTCATCAAGTCACAGGGTGACTTCGCGGTGTTCCTGACCCGACCCATCTCGGCGGTGCTCGTGGTGCTGTCGGTGCTCGCGTTCTTCATCCCCCTCCTCCAGGACACCGGCGCGGGGCAACGGATCGTCGACAAACTGTTCGGAGTGGAGGAGGCGAACTCATGA
- a CDS encoding tripartite tricarboxylate transporter substrate-binding protein, which yields MRRSELSDASRRTFLKSAGAAGIVGLAGCMGGGNGGNGGDGDGGGGEDTASGGGSTAGESGGGSGGDGWTPDRNLTVIVPWGAGGGTDTMTRGIMQPAEEILQERGVDISIQVENITGANGLNGARRVLNRPADGYTLFASTQAISPNIALDNADFTLEEWAGVCRVQHDTSWIYSSGRDGVGHESLDSLLEKANGEGIQLGAVGGVTGAAFLIQFAEAAGILEGTQIVPYQDAGRMRTDIISGEIDGGFGEIQEMQSAYEAGDVTLLLVGTEDPVDDFPDVVAAGERDWSATYGVSRGFNAKAGTPTEALEYWEQLIEEAMESDSYQQLEQETLVYLREGYLPRTEFMDVLEQNVQLFNEMEETYEQVRS from the coding sequence ATGCGTAGGAGTGAGCTTTCCGACGCGAGCAGACGGACGTTCCTCAAGAGTGCGGGCGCCGCAGGCATCGTCGGTCTCGCCGGCTGTATGGGCGGCGGCAACGGCGGCAACGGCGGCGACGGTGACGGTGGCGGGGGTGAAGACACCGCCTCCGGCGGCGGCTCGACGGCGGGCGAAAGCGGGGGCGGCTCCGGCGGCGACGGCTGGACTCCCGACCGCAACCTCACGGTCATCGTCCCGTGGGGTGCCGGGGGCGGGACCGACACCATGACGCGCGGCATCATGCAGCCGGCCGAGGAGATCCTGCAGGAGCGGGGCGTGGACATCAGCATCCAGGTCGAGAACATCACCGGCGCCAACGGGCTGAACGGCGCCCGCCGTGTCCTGAACAGGCCGGCCGACGGGTACACCCTGTTCGCGAGCACGCAGGCGATCTCGCCGAACATCGCGCTCGACAACGCGGACTTCACGCTCGAGGAGTGGGCCGGCGTCTGTCGCGTCCAGCACGACACCAGCTGGATCTACTCCAGCGGTCGCGACGGCGTGGGACACGAGTCACTCGACTCGCTCCTGGAAAAGGCCAACGGCGAGGGAATCCAGCTCGGCGCGGTCGGCGGCGTCACCGGGGCGGCGTTCCTGATCCAGTTCGCGGAGGCGGCCGGGATCCTCGAGGGGACCCAGATCGTTCCGTACCAGGACGCGGGCCGCATGCGGACCGACATCATCTCCGGCGAGATCGACGGCGGGTTCGGCGAGATCCAGGAGATGCAGTCGGCCTACGAGGCGGGTGACGTCACGCTCCTCCTCGTCGGGACGGAGGACCCGGTGGACGACTTCCCGGACGTCGTCGCGGCCGGCGAGCGTGACTGGAGCGCGACGTACGGCGTCTCCCGAGGGTTCAATGCGAAGGCGGGGACTCCCACCGAGGCCCTGGAGTACTGGGAACAGCTGATCGAGGAGGCGATGGAGTCCGACTCCTACCAGCAGCTCGAACAGGAGACGCTCGTCTATCTCCGAGAGGGGTACCTCCCGCGGACGGAGTTCATGGACGTACTCGAGCAGAACGTCCAGCTCTTCAACGAGATGGAGGAGACGTACGAGCAGGTGCGGAGCTAG
- the dgoD gene encoding galactonate dehydratase: MVTVTDYELFKLPPRLVCLRVETDTGIVGWGEPTMGAYSNIVKAACEFLMDAFVVGEDPLEINDLWERMYYGGFYYGGPILMTAISGIDHALWDIKGKQYDLPVYEFLGGRVRDRLRVYTTVGEQFVEENPSRDLQDRASTLHDLGVTALKINAPLRTRDIEPPAMVDRTRAQFAAVRDEVGDDVDVAVDFHGRVTPAMVERLADALEPHEPMFIEEPVLPEYNDQLRHVDTSIPLATGGRMYTHKAFADLLGSGVVDVIQPSPSHAGGITAVNKIASLPEAYDVTVAPHSPTGPISYAACLHLGLSAPNVSVQQTPFNVIGASEESLFHQLLDGRPFDYDDGYVTLSSGPGLGIDIDEEFVRQRSKMDIDFQFPLWRHEDGSFARW, translated from the coding sequence ATGGTCACCGTCACGGATTACGAGCTGTTCAAGCTCCCTCCCAGACTGGTGTGCCTCCGCGTCGAAACCGACACCGGCATCGTGGGGTGGGGTGAGCCGACGATGGGCGCGTACTCCAACATCGTGAAGGCGGCTTGCGAGTTCCTGATGGACGCCTTCGTCGTCGGTGAGGATCCGCTGGAGATCAACGACCTCTGGGAGAGGATGTACTACGGAGGGTTCTACTACGGTGGCCCGATCCTGATGACCGCGATCTCGGGAATCGATCACGCGCTGTGGGACATCAAGGGCAAGCAGTACGACCTGCCCGTCTACGAGTTCCTCGGTGGGCGGGTCCGGGACCGGCTGCGCGTCTACACGACCGTCGGCGAGCAGTTCGTCGAGGAGAACCCGTCGAGGGACCTGCAGGACCGGGCGTCGACCCTGCACGACCTGGGCGTCACCGCCCTCAAGATCAACGCCCCGCTGCGGACGCGGGACATCGAACCGCCGGCGATGGTCGACCGGACGAGAGCGCAGTTCGCGGCGGTCAGAGACGAGGTGGGCGACGACGTCGACGTCGCCGTGGACTTCCACGGCCGGGTCACCCCCGCCATGGTCGAACGCCTCGCAGACGCGCTCGAGCCCCACGAGCCGATGTTCATCGAGGAGCCCGTTCTCCCCGAGTACAACGACCAGCTCCGGCACGTCGATACGAGCATCCCGCTCGCGACCGGGGGCCGGATGTACACGCACAAGGCGTTCGCCGACCTCCTCGGCAGCGGCGTGGTCGACGTGATCCAGCCGTCGCCGTCGCACGCCGGAGGGATCACCGCCGTGAACAAGATCGCGAGCCTCCCCGAGGCGTACGACGTGACCGTGGCCCCTCACAGTCCCACCGGCCCGATCTCCTACGCCGCCTGTCTCCACCTCGGACTGTCCGCGCCGAACGTCTCCGTCCAGCAGACGCCCTTCAACGTGATCGGTGCCTCAGAGGAGTCGCTCTTTCACCAGTTGCTGGACGGACGGCCGTTCGACTACGACGATGGGTACGTGACCCTGTCGTCCGGCCCCGGTCTCGGCATCGACATCGACGAGGAGTTCGTCCGTCAGCGCTCGAAGATGGATATCGACTTCCAGTTCCCGCTGTGGCGCCACGAGGACGGGAGCTTCGCTCGCTGGTGA
- a CDS encoding CaiB/BaiF CoA transferase family protein → MTDPISSSGDDRILDGITVVDLTTFVTGGFASLMLANQGAEVIKVERPNVGDDNRHSGPPFVDAEGYDGPGTVAAEGGESPYFWTINYDKRSVELNLKNDDAREALYDLAAEADVFLENFRPGTAERLGVHYDEIREHNPDIVYCSISAFGESGPWSDRPGYDLLVQGTSGIMDVTGPEDGDPVKVGVPQTDLVTAMWAAYGVVGALFRRERTGSGDRIELGMHDAVLPWLSKQAGKVFAGGEPTRMGTKDPVLAPYQTYRTSDGYLNVGCANQKLWGELCDAIGRPELADDPRFETNADRVEHMDELEAELEETFRERTTEEWVGYLADEKGLPVAPVFDVERALHNEQTEARDVVTSVSHPAVGEIPVVEHPLNFDRADTGFDEAPPLLGEDTRDVLTELGYSEEEIESLRESGAIPER, encoded by the coding sequence ATGACGGATCCGATTTCGTCGTCGGGAGACGACCGCATCCTGGACGGCATCACCGTTGTCGACCTGACGACGTTCGTGACGGGGGGCTTCGCGTCGCTCATGCTGGCGAATCAGGGCGCCGAGGTGATCAAGGTGGAACGGCCGAACGTGGGCGACGACAATCGCCACTCCGGACCGCCGTTCGTCGACGCCGAGGGGTACGACGGACCCGGGACGGTCGCCGCCGAAGGGGGGGAGTCGCCCTACTTCTGGACCATCAACTACGACAAGCGAAGCGTCGAGTTGAACCTAAAAAACGACGACGCCAGGGAGGCGCTGTACGACCTGGCTGCCGAGGCGGACGTCTTCCTCGAGAACTTCCGGCCGGGAACCGCCGAGAGGCTTGGCGTCCACTACGACGAGATCAGGGAGCACAACCCCGACATCGTCTACTGTTCCATCTCGGCGTTCGGCGAATCGGGACCGTGGAGCGACCGCCCCGGCTACGACCTCCTGGTGCAGGGCACGAGCGGGATCATGGACGTGACCGGTCCCGAGGACGGCGACCCCGTCAAGGTCGGCGTTCCGCAGACCGATCTCGTCACCGCGATGTGGGCCGCCTACGGAGTCGTCGGCGCACTCTTCCGCCGGGAGCGGACGGGCTCGGGCGATCGGATCGAACTCGGGATGCACGACGCCGTGCTCCCCTGGCTCAGCAAGCAGGCCGGAAAGGTGTTCGCGGGCGGGGAGCCGACCCGCATGGGGACCAAGGACCCGGTGTTGGCCCCCTACCAGACGTACCGGACGAGCGACGGCTACCTCAACGTCGGGTGTGCGAACCAGAAACTCTGGGGGGAACTGTGCGACGCCATCGGCCGTCCCGAACTCGCCGACGACCCACGATTCGAGACGAACGCCGACCGGGTCGAACACATGGACGAACTCGAGGCCGAACTCGAGGAGACGTTCCGCGAACGAACGACCGAGGAGTGGGTGGGATATCTCGCTGACGAGAAGGGACTCCCCGTCGCCCCGGTGTTCGACGTCGAGCGCGCGCTCCACAACGAACAGACCGAAGCGCGAGACGTCGTCACGTCGGTCTCCCACCCCGCAGTCGGTGAGATTCCGGTCGTCGAACACCCGCTCAACTTCGACCGCGCCGACACCGGATTCGACGAGGCACCCCCGTTGCTCGGGGAGGACACGCGGGACGTGTTGACCGAACTCGGCTACTCCGAGGAGGAGATCGAGTCGCTCCGCGAGAGCGGCGCGATTCCCGAGAGGTAG
- a CDS encoding IclR family transcriptional regulator — MEDTIQSVERSFELIDALLELDGAGVTELAEHLNISASGTYKHLTTLRELGYLEKRDGTYEVSYELFSFGARVRRREPLYEVGREPLDQLARVTYTRTNLYVRERQHAVCLYSTFGGQDGSTESTEGRAIALEDSAVGRVMRSHGENRDVPREWADGPESGLTVVDDHQVGIETEDERRRIAVEIGGSDRVRGSIEVLAPIDQIEGRLVDEDILSMMVSTAETIESRL; from the coding sequence ATGGAGGACACGATTCAATCGGTGGAGCGGTCCTTCGAGCTGATCGACGCCCTCCTCGAGCTGGACGGTGCGGGCGTCACGGAACTCGCGGAGCACCTGAACATCTCGGCGAGCGGGACGTACAAGCACCTCACCACCCTTCGGGAACTCGGCTACCTCGAGAAACGCGACGGAACGTACGAGGTGTCGTACGAGCTGTTCAGTTTCGGGGCGCGGGTGCGACGGCGAGAACCGCTCTACGAGGTGGGTCGGGAACCGCTCGACCAGTTGGCCCGTGTCACCTACACGCGGACCAACCTCTACGTCCGAGAGCGTCAGCACGCGGTCTGTCTCTACAGCACGTTCGGCGGACAGGACGGCAGTACGGAGTCGACGGAGGGAAGAGCTATCGCTCTGGAGGACAGCGCCGTCGGTCGAGTCATGCGCTCCCACGGGGAGAACCGGGACGTGCCCCGGGAGTGGGCGGACGGGCCGGAGAGCGGCCTGACGGTCGTCGACGATCACCAGGTCGGGATCGAGACCGAGGACGAACGCCGGCGTATCGCGGTCGAGATCGGCGGCTCCGATCGCGTGCGGGGATCGATAGAGGTACTCGCACCGATCGATCAGATCGAAGGACGACTCGTGGACGAGGACATACTCAGCATGATGGTCAGTACGGCCGAAACCATCGAAAGCCGGTTGTGA
- a CDS encoding tripartite tricarboxylate transporter TctB family protein: MSRPDPDAEETSGTDALDELQSNEVPNRYVDGLITLGFIAGAVFFLYLSGDLGGISGSTYDPGAAFWPRVTLVTVLVAAVINLGLVVRRLRDGTEDDPGGIRPSLDGALGDLSDKRTQFGLAVVAVLLYLAALTPTGFVVSTPVFLFVFAWISGYRSPVRLLAFSLFTTLFLFALFRTLFNISLPYGNGPFREVSLFFEVLFNGLMP; encoded by the coding sequence ATGAGTCGACCGGACCCCGACGCCGAGGAGACGAGCGGAACGGACGCGCTGGACGAACTGCAGAGCAACGAGGTACCCAACCGGTACGTCGACGGCCTGATAACGCTGGGGTTCATCGCCGGAGCGGTCTTCTTCCTGTATCTCTCCGGCGACCTCGGGGGGATCAGTGGGTCGACGTACGATCCCGGTGCGGCGTTCTGGCCGCGGGTCACGCTCGTCACCGTCCTCGTCGCCGCCGTGATCAATCTGGGACTCGTCGTCCGGCGTCTGCGCGACGGCACCGAGGACGACCCCGGCGGGATCCGCCCCTCCCTCGACGGAGCGCTCGGAGACCTGTCCGACAAGCGGACTCAGTTCGGACTGGCAGTCGTGGCCGTCCTCCTCTATCTGGCCGCGCTCACGCCGACCGGGTTCGTCGTCTCGACGCCGGTCTTCCTGTTCGTGTTCGCCTGGATCTCGGGATACCGCTCCCCGGTCAGGCTGCTTGCGTTCAGCCTGTTCACCACGCTCTTCCTGTTCGCGCTCTTCAGAACGCTCTTCAACATCTCGCTCCCGTACGGAAACGGGCCGTTCCGGGAGGTGAGCCTCTTCTTCGAGGTGCTCTTCAACGGCCTCATGCCGTAG